Proteins from a genomic interval of Rhodopseudomonas julia:
- a CDS encoding ribose-phosphate pyrophosphokinase has protein sequence MKIVAGNSNRSLAQQISSYLDVELAKCAVRRFADQEIFVEIQENVRGEDVFAIQSTSFPANDNLMELLIIIDALRRASARRITAVIPYYGYARQDRKPAARTPISAKLVANLITEAGADRVLTLDLHAGQIQGFFDIPTDNLYSAPVFTRDVKEHYELGNVMVVSPDVGGVVRARAIAKRIDAPLAIVDKRRERPGESEVMNIIGEVAGRDCLLVDDIVDSGGTLCNAADALLAKGATSVTAYITHGVLSGGAVARITASRLTELVITDSIEPTAAVTSAHNVRVVSIAALLGEAISRTALEKSVSSLFD, from the coding sequence ATGAAAATCGTCGCCGGCAATTCCAACCGGAGTCTTGCGCAGCAGATCAGTTCCTATCTCGATGTGGAGCTGGCAAAATGTGCCGTAAGACGGTTCGCCGACCAAGAGATCTTCGTAGAGATCCAGGAGAACGTGCGCGGCGAAGACGTCTTCGCGATCCAATCGACGAGCTTCCCCGCCAACGACAACCTGATGGAGCTGTTGATCATCATCGACGCGCTCCGACGGGCTTCAGCGCGGCGCATTACGGCAGTGATCCCCTATTACGGCTATGCCCGCCAGGACCGAAAGCCTGCGGCGCGCACGCCGATCTCGGCCAAGCTCGTGGCCAATCTGATCACTGAAGCCGGTGCGGATCGTGTCCTCACACTCGACTTGCACGCCGGTCAGATCCAGGGCTTCTTCGACATCCCAACGGACAATCTCTATTCGGCGCCTGTGTTCACGCGCGACGTGAAAGAGCATTACGAGCTTGGCAATGTCATGGTCGTGTCTCCTGACGTCGGCGGTGTGGTGCGCGCGCGTGCCATCGCAAAACGCATCGATGCGCCGCTGGCGATCGTCGATAAGCGCCGCGAGCGTCCCGGCGAATCGGAAGTGATGAACATCATCGGCGAGGTGGCCGGCCGCGACTGCCTTCTCGTCGACGACATCGTCGATTCGGGCGGCACGCTCTGCAATGCGGCCGACGCGCTGCTCGCCAAGGGCGCAACGTCCGTCACCGCTTATATCACCCACGGCGTGCTTTCGGGCGGCGCGGTCGCGCGCATCACGGCCTCGCGGCTGACCGAACTCGTCATCACCGATTCCATCGAGCCGACGGCGGCCGTCACCAGCGCTCACAATGTGCGCGTGGTTTCGATCGCGGCTCTTCTCGGCGAGGCAATCTCGCGCACCGCGCTGGAAAAATCGGTCTCCAGTCTCTTCGACTAA
- the chrA gene encoding chromate efflux transporter has protein sequence MRALDTREQTTEGSAFEVFKVFLVRGLTSFGGPVAHLGYYHEAFVKRRGWLSDAAYADLIALCQFLPGPASSQVGMAIGLMRAGYLGMLAAFVGFTLPSALLMYAFAEAFGFLSPLIGSGWIAGLKAAAVAVVAFALLGMARNLTPDLRRLVIAAGAAALVLVAHTPWTQLAAILIGAVLGLWLVPNEAVEAREAEAAADTKVGRRLGVAAFGVFIVLLLIAFTLRGTPTGLGLAAHFYHAGALVFGGGHVVLPLLETEVVSSGLVSRDAFLAGYGAAQALPGPLFAFSAYLGSLAQTPLAGALGGLVALLAIFLPGALLVIAALPFWRELQHAPNARKALAGVNAAVVGILAAALYDPVFKAGVDSLDSTAIAASAFLALAGLRVPAWGVVIVAAGVGAVIL, from the coding sequence ATGCGCGCGCTGGACACCCGGGAGCAAACGACCGAAGGCTCGGCTTTCGAAGTCTTCAAGGTCTTTCTGGTGCGCGGCCTCACCTCCTTCGGCGGACCTGTCGCGCATCTCGGCTATTATCACGAAGCCTTCGTGAAGAGGCGCGGCTGGCTGAGCGACGCGGCCTACGCCGATCTGATTGCGCTTTGCCAGTTTCTCCCCGGCCCGGCCTCGAGCCAGGTGGGCATGGCTATCGGCCTTATGCGCGCCGGCTATCTCGGCATGCTGGCCGCCTTCGTCGGCTTTACCCTGCCCTCGGCTCTCCTCATGTACGCCTTCGCGGAGGCTTTCGGCTTTCTCTCGCCGCTCATCGGATCCGGCTGGATCGCGGGCCTCAAAGCTGCAGCGGTCGCTGTGGTGGCTTTTGCCCTCCTCGGCATGGCAAGAAATCTGACACCCGATCTCCGTCGTCTCGTCATAGCGGCCGGAGCCGCAGCTCTCGTTCTTGTGGCGCACACGCCGTGGACGCAGCTCGCCGCCATTCTCATCGGCGCTGTGCTCGGGCTCTGGCTCGTTCCAAACGAAGCGGTGGAGGCGCGCGAGGCCGAAGCCGCCGCCGACACCAAAGTGGGCCGGCGCCTCGGTGTTGCTGCTTTTGGCGTCTTCATCGTCCTGCTTCTCATCGCCTTCACGCTGCGTGGAACCCCTACCGGCCTGGGACTGGCAGCCCATTTTTATCACGCAGGCGCCCTCGTCTTCGGCGGCGGCCATGTCGTCCTGCCTCTTCTGGAGACCGAGGTCGTTTCTTCGGGCCTCGTCTCTCGCGACGCTTTCCTGGCCGGGTATGGCGCCGCACAGGCGCTGCCCGGACCGCTCTTTGCCTTCTCGGCCTATCTTGGATCGCTCGCGCAAACGCCTCTCGCCGGCGCGCTCGGCGGTCTCGTCGCCCTTTTGGCGATTTTCCTTCCGGGCGCCCTACTCGTCATCGCAGCCCTGCCCTTCTGGCGAGAGCTTCAGCACGCGCCGAATGCAAGAAAGGCGCTGGCCGGGGTTAACGCAGCCGTTGTTGGAATCCTCGCCGCCGCACTCTACGATCCGGTCTTTAAGGCGGGCGTCGACTCACTCGACAGCACTGCGATTGCCGCGAGCGCCTTTCTGGCCCTCGCTGGGCTGCGCGTGCCGGCTTGGGGCGTGGTGATCGTAGCCGCGGGCGTGGGGGCCGTCATTCTCTGA